From Toxorhynchites rutilus septentrionalis strain SRP chromosome 2, ASM2978413v1, whole genome shotgun sequence, a single genomic window includes:
- the LOC129766267 gene encoding uncharacterized protein K02A2.6-like: protein MLAGLPCTVGYLDDIVVGGRTEEEHRRNLFLVLQRLQAFGFTVRIEKCSFHMRQVKYLGQILDGDGIRPDPDKIAPVVNMPAPHDVTTLRAYLGAVNYYGKYVPEMRSLRHPMDQLLKAGEKFEWSPACQKSFDRFREILQSPLLLTHYNPKLELVVSADASSVGLGARIAHKFPDGTVKAICHASRSLTAAESNYSQIEKEGLALIFAVTKFHRMIFGRRFVLETDHKPLLAIFGSKKGIPTYTANRLQRWASTLLLYDFDIHYVSTDAFGHADILSRLINRHVRPEEDYVIANIEFESTIRSIMNQSLEALPVSFKTVQAKTRIDETLQQVIKHVNTTWPTKKTSITDPHIQEFFQRRESLSITAGCLMYGERLVLPSVLRKKALVELHKGHPGIERMRSLARQYVYWPHIDKDIERLVQTCNECSSVAKTDRKTNLESWPVPEKPWQRLHLDYAGPMDGWYFLILVDAYTKWPEVVRTKDITSAATIRILRDISARFGSPETLITDNGTQFTSEMFEAYCEFNAILHLKTAPFHPQSNGLAEKFVDTFKRTLKKITAGGETLQDAINTFLQCYRSTSCRTAPEGKSPAELLLGRRIRTSLELLRPPTPAHKLENSKQDQQFDRRHGAKPRNYIRQDLVWAKVFRNNKWHWEAGEVLERIGQVMYNVWLPGKQTMIRSHCNQLRTRHHSENKLPATEPAKAPLSILLDSWNLQSPTPVQEERPSLPLEMDEFPPQASVQRQRNLPRQLQQPTAARRSSRTRRLPARYDPYHLF, encoded by the coding sequence ATGCTCGCTGGTTTACCGTGTACCGTTGGTTATTTGGATGACATCGTAGTGGGAGGTCGAACGGAAGAGGAACATCGGCGCAACCTTTTCCTTGTGTTGCAACGACTGCAAGCATTCGGCTTCACTGTCCGCATAGAGAAATGCAGCTTTCACATGCGGCAGGTGAAATATCTCGGACAGATCCTCGATGGCGATGGAATTCGTCCAGATCCGGACAAGATTGCTCCGGTTGTCAACATGCCAGCTCCGCACGACGTCACCACGTTGCGCGCATACCTTGGCGCAGTAAACTACTATGGCAAGTACGTTCCAGAGATGCGCTCCCTTCGACACCCCATGGATCAGTTGTTGAAGGCAGGAGAAAAGTTCGAATGGTCACCAGCTTGTCAGAAGTCGTTCGACCGTTTTCGAGAAATTCTTCAGTCCCCGCTTCTGTTGACGCACTACAACCCGAAACTTGAATTAGTTGTGTCGGCAGATGCTTCCTCCGTTGGTCTGGGTGCCCGGATCGCACACAAATTTCCGGATGGCACCGTGAAAGCCATTTGCCACGCTTCGCGCAGTTTGACAGCAGCGGAGAGTAATTACAGCCAGATCGAAAAGGAGGGCTTGGCTTTGATATTCGCCGTGACCAAATTCCACCGGATGATATTCGGACGGCGTTTCGTGCTCGAGACCGACCACAAGCCTTTGCTCGCCATATTCGGGTCGAAAAAGGGCATCCCCACGTACACCGCCAACCGGCTCCAGAGATGGGCGTCGACACTGCTCCTCTACGATTTCGACATACACTACGTGTCGACAGATGCTTTCGGACACGCGGACATCCTGTCCCGCCTTATCAATCGCCATGTTCGTCCGGAAGAGGACTATGTTATAGCCAACATCGAGTTCGAGAGCACCATCCGCAGCATCATGAACCAATCCCTGGAAGCCCTACCAGTTTCGTTCAAGACCGTTCAAGCCAAAACCCGCATAGATGAAACCCTGCAACAGGTGATCAAGCACGTCAACACCACGTGGCCTACCAAGAAAACGAGCATCACAGATCCGCACATTCAAGAGTTCTTTCAGCGTCGCGAGTCCCTCTCCATCACCGCTGGCTGCTTGATGTACGGCGAACGTTTGGTGTTACCATCCGTTCTCCGAAAGAAGGCTCTCGTGGAGCTGCACAAAGGTCATCCCGGTATCGAACGTATGCGGTCCCTTGCTCGACAGTACGTCTACTGGCCCCATATCGATAAGGACATCGAAAGGCTGGTGCAGACGTGCAACGAATGTTCGAGTGTGGCGAAAACGGATCGTAAAACCAACCTCGAGTCGTGGCCAGTCCCGGAGAAACCCTGGCAACGACTTCATCTCGACTACGCCGGTCCTATGGATGGGTGGTACTTTCTGATCCTAGTGGACGCCTACACCAAATGGCCGGAGGTGGTCAGAACAAAAGACATCACTTCTGCAGCGACAATTCGCATTCTCCGTGACATTTCCGCCAGATTCGGGTCCCCGGAGACACTGATTACCGACAACGGGACGCAGTTTACCAGCGAAATGTTCGAGGCCTACTGCGAGTTTAACGCCATTCTTCACCTGAAGACCGCTCCCTTCCATCCGCAGTCGAATGGCCTCGCGGAAAAATTCGTCGACACTTTCAAGAGGACGTTGAAGAAAATAACCGCCGGAGGGGAAACGCTGCAAGATGCCATCAACACTTTTCTACAATGCTACAGGTCCACATCATGTCGCACTGCTCCGGAAGGAAAGTCTCCTGCCGAACTTCTGCTTGGCAGACGAATTCGCACGTCGTTAGAGCTGCTTCGACCACCGACTCCGGCGCACAAACTCGAAAACTCCAAGCAAGATCAGCAGTTTGACCGGCGGCATGGTGCGAAACCAAGAAACTACATCCGTCAGGACCTCGTCTGGGCCAAAGTGTTCCGTAACAACAAGTGGCACTGGGAAGCAGGAGAAGTGCTCGAACGCATTGGCCAGGTCATGTACAACGTCTGGTTGCCTGGGAAGCAAACCATGATAAGGTCCCACTGCAATCAGCTGCGAACACGTCATCATTCCGAAAATAAACTGCCTGCGACCGAACCAGCAAAAGCTCCGTTGAGTATCCTGTTGGACTCCTGGAACCTACAGAGTCCGACACCCGTGCAGGAGGAGCGGCCTTCTCTTCCTCTAGAGATGGATGAATTCCCGCCGCAGGCCAGTGTTCAACGACAACGCAATCTCCCTAGACAACTGCAACAACCAACAGCAGCTCGCAGATCTTCGAGGACTCGAAGACTTCCTGCGAGATATGATCCCTACCACCTTTTCTAA
- the LOC129766266 gene encoding uncharacterized protein K02A2.6-like — MAENNAHHLQQQQPQQQQPPNIQEQVLQILSNQQLLMTQILQQQSATQLAIRNLSYDERVLDSLSSNMAEFVYDKDNGHTFDAWFSRYVDLFDKDARKLDDAAKVRLLLRKLSPPDHERYNSFILPRLAREFTFTETVDRLKSLFGATVSIFRRRFNCLQLTKKESDYYLAYSCKVNKACVDSKLSELTEEQFKCLIYVCGLKSNQDTEVRMHLINKLNENVNLTLQQVVDKCNSLINLKQDTVLVENPSSVVNAVVYEKRSKSKHQSAASSSSNQREQPKTPCWSCGGMHYNKDCRFRDQKCNECGKVGHRAGYCACFQSRSSSNANTVSRKKKKQPSTKTVTIRNIIQGRKFVKLQVNNVLLRLQLDTGSDISIISHRSWIKLGRPHTKPMVCTARTASGEPLDLVAEMWCNISLNGVTKGGKCFVAAPNVSLDILGIDWMDLFGLWNQPITSFCNQVSTQPSQTLATLHTQFPEVFTNEMGLCKKAPVKLVLKGDPKPVFKPKRPVAYCMEGVVEDEICRLENLGILKKVDFAEWAAPIVVVRKPNGTVRICADFSTGLNSVLEPNQYPLPLPEDIFAKMSGCRVFSHIDLSDAYLQVEVDPESQPLLTINTHKGLFQFTRLSPGIKSAPEHSNS; from the coding sequence ATGGCGGAGAACAATGCCCATCAtctacagcagcagcagccgcagcagcagcaaccaCCAAACATCCAGGAACAGGTGCTGCAAATTCTCTCCAACCAACAGCTGCTAATGACGCAAATTCTCCAGCAACAAAGCGCCACGCAGCTTGCCATCCGCAATCTTTCCTACGACGAAAGGGTGCTGGACTCGCTTTCGAGCAACATGGCGGAGTTCGTGTATGACAAAGACAATGGACACACGTTCGACGCATGGTTTTCCAGGTATGTCGACCTTTTTGACAAGGACGCCCGGAAGCTCGATGACGCAGCGAAAGTGCGATTACTCCTGCGAAAGCTTAGCCCACCCGACCACGAGCGCTACAATAGCTTCATTCTGCCGAGACTCGCTCGTGAGTTTACGTTCACAGAGACCGTCGATAGGTTAAAGTCACTATTCGGAGCGACAGTTTCCATCTTCCGCCGACGATTCAACTGTCTCCAGCTCACCAAGAAGGAGAGTGACTATTACCTGGCATACTCGTGCAAGGTGAACAAGGCATGTGTTGATTCCAAACTTTCGGAATTAACTGAAGAGCAGTTCAAATGTCTTATTTACGTCTGTGGTCTGAAGTCAAATCAAGATACCGAGGTTAGAATGCATCTCATCAACAAGCTGAACGAGAACGTCAATCTGACGCTACAGCAAGTCGTGGATAAGTGTAACAGCCTCATCAACCTGAAACAGGACACCGTGTTGGTGGAAAATCCGTCGTCCGTGGTGAATGCCGTTGTTTACGAGAAGCGGTCGAAATCGAAGCATCAGTCTGCAGCATCGAGTTCTTCCAATCAACGTGAGCAACCAAAGACGCCCTGCTGGTCATGTGGGGGCATGCACTACAACAAGGACTGCCGGTTTCGAGACCAAAAATGCAACGAGTGCGGCAAGGTTGGGCATCGAGCAGGTTATTGTGCTTGCTTTCAATCAAGGTCTTCATCCAATGCAAATACGGTATCTAGGAAGAAGAAAAAGCAACCGTCGACGAAGACGGTGACAATCCGAAACATCATCCAGGGTCGGAAATTCGTCAAGCTCCAGGTCAACAACGTACTCCTTCGCCTACAATTGGACACAGGGTCCGATATTTCGATAATTTCGCACCGATCGTGGATCAAACTCGGTCGTCCCCACACGAAACCAATGGTTTGCACCGCGCGAACAGCTTCCGGAGAGCCACTCGATCTTGTTGCCGAGATGTGGTGCAACATTTCCCTCAATGGAGTCACAAAAGGGGGTAAGTGTTTCGTCGCCGCTCCTAACGTCAGTCTCGACATTCTAGGAATTGACTGGATGGATTTGTTTGGGTTGTGGAACCAGCCAATCACATCGTTCTGCAACCAGGTCAGCACTCAACCAAGTCAGACGCTGGCTACCCTCCATACTCAGTTCCCCGAAGTTTTCACTAACGAGATGGGTCTCTGCAAGAAGGCTCCCGTCAAGCTGGTCCTGAAAGGCGATCCGAAACCAGTTTTCAAGCCGAAGCGTCCGGTAGCGTACTGCATGGAAGGTGTGGTAGAGGACGAGATTTGTCGCTTAGAGAATCTGGGCATTCTGAAGAAGGTGGATTTCGCTGAATGGGCAGCACCAATCGTAGTGGTCCGGAAACCCAATGGCACCGTCCGGATTTGTGCTGATTTTTCGACTGGCCTGAACAGCGTACTCGAGCCGAATCAGTACCCTCTACCGCTACCCGAAGATATATTCGCCAAAATGTCCGGATGTCGGGTGTTTAGCCACATCGACCTTTCTGATGCCTACTTACAGGTCGAGGTCGATCCGGAGAGTCAACCGCTGCTCACCATAAACACCCACAAAGGCCTCTTTCAATTCACCCGCTTGTCGCCCGGCATCAAATCTGCCCCGGAGCATTCCAACAGCTGA